In the genome of Amyelois transitella isolate CPQ chromosome 25, ilAmyTran1.1, whole genome shotgun sequence, one region contains:
- the LOC106142772 gene encoding serine protease snake, translating into MYLSKLIIIFTVLRVTEQVGEKATKACRNYAQTMLECRNILHPEARVRVPVDYLLYPHMVLIGFRHDATDVPAWKCGGSLISDNWVLTAAHCISDPADGPASVLRIGTATFEFDEVDDLAQERDVAEIITHPKFKPPSKYNDLALMRAEPKFMLSRDIRIACLQVDEEIRSSKLTAIGFGVTSVGDHAGSQTLMRVDVELVNNTICNRSMRPLIRKRILADGIIDDQLCAGDYEHGGKDTCQGDSGGPLQVMDERVNCIHTFPLHKIVGVTSFGRDCGRKWAPGVYTRVSRYVGWIESIVWP; encoded by the coding sequence ATGTATTTATCAAAACTCATTATTATATTCACAGTGTTACGAGTAACTGAACAAGTTGGTGAGAAAGCAACAAAAGCCTGCCGAAACTATGCTCAAACAATGTTAGAATGCAGAAATATTTTACACCCTGAAGCAAGAGTCAGAGTTCCGGTAGATTATCTACTATACCCTCATATGGTTCTTATTGGATTCAGACATGATGCTACGGATGTACCCGCTTGGAAATGCGGTGGATCACTGATAAGTGACAACTGGGTGTTAACTGCAGCTCACTGTATAAGCGACCCCGCCGATGGACCTGCTAGTGTATTAAGAATAGGAACAGCCACGTTCGAATTTGACGAAGTCGATGATTTAGCTCAAGAAAGGGATGTGGCTGAAATCATTACTCATCCAAAGTTTAAACCACCATCGAAATACAATGATTTAGCGTTGATGCGAGCTGAACCGAAATTTATGCTGTCAAGAGATATAAGAATAGCGTGTCTTCAAGTGGATGAAGAAATACGTAGTTCTAAATTGACTGCGATCGGATTTGGAGTAACATCAGTTGGTGACCATGCTGGAAGTCAGACTTTGATGAGGGTCGATGTGGAATTAGTGAACAATACGATTTGTAATAGATCTATGAGACCTTTAATTAGAAAGAGGATTTTGGCTGATGGTATAATTGATGACCAATTGTGTGCTGGTGATTATGAGCATGGCGGTAAGGATACGTGCCAGGGTGATTCTGGTGGTCCTTTGCAAGTCATGGATGAAAGAGTGAACTGTATTCATACATTCCCTTTGCATAAAATAGTGGGTGTGACGTCTTTTGGGAGGGATTGTGGTAGGAAGTGGGCACCTGGGGTGTATACACGAGTCTCGAGGTATGTAGGTTGGATAGAGAGCATAGTTTGGCCCTGA